One bacterium DNA window includes the following coding sequences:
- the glmS gene encoding glutamine--fructose-6-phosphate transaminase (isomerizing), which translates to MCGIVGYVGKRDAVNVLIEGLKRLEYRGYDSAGIAIIEDGKLRVMKRKGKIAELERELSGKEFSARMGIAHTRWATHGEPSDRNAHPHLDCAGKIAVVHNGIIENYRALSQFLTSRGHTLTTDTDTEIIAHLIEEMLKETNDFEEALRLALLEIEGTYGLGIIFSEQPDRIYAARHGSPLLIGAGEGENLIASDATAVIRYTDRVIYLDEEEYALITADDFEIKNLKRERITPKIQRITFSLQELEKGGYPHFMLKEIYEQPQTLRNAFRGRLNIEDGTARLNGLKPYHDRLASAERIILTACGTSWHAALIGEYLIEELARIPVETEYASEFRYRSPILSADTPVIVISQSGETADTLAALREAKRQGAPVFGIVNVVGSTIARETDAGVYIHAGPEIGVASTKAFTSQVMVLSLIAIMLGRMRGLSLETGKKLTSELEKIPDKVQYILDKERKNQQIKKIAEKFKDHSNFLYLGRSYNFPVALEGALKLKEISYIHAEGYPSAEMKHGPIALIDENMPVVFIATEDPLYQKVISNIEEVRSRGGRVIVVATEGDEKIKKLAEHVIYVPKTEYMFTPMLTVIPLQLLAYYIAVMRGCDVDQPRNLAKSVTVE; encoded by the coding sequence CCGAACTCGAGCGCGAACTTTCGGGAAAGGAATTTTCTGCTCGCATGGGGATAGCTCATACGAGGTGGGCTACGCATGGCGAACCATCAGATAGAAATGCCCATCCTCACCTTGACTGCGCGGGTAAAATAGCTGTGGTCCATAACGGGATAATAGAAAATTATCGTGCACTGAGCCAATTTCTTACCTCGAGAGGGCATACACTTACCACTGACACTGACACGGAGATAATAGCTCATCTTATCGAGGAGATGCTAAAGGAGACCAACGATTTTGAGGAGGCTCTGCGGCTTGCACTACTTGAGATAGAGGGAACTTATGGGCTCGGAATAATATTTAGCGAACAGCCCGATAGAATCTATGCTGCTCGTCACGGAAGCCCGCTTCTTATAGGTGCTGGTGAAGGCGAAAATTTAATAGCTTCAGATGCTACCGCTGTGATAAGATATACTGATAGAGTTATATATCTCGATGAGGAGGAGTATGCTTTAATTACTGCCGATGACTTTGAGATAAAGAATTTAAAGAGGGAGCGAATAACTCCCAAAATACAGCGCATAACATTTTCTCTGCAGGAGCTTGAGAAGGGTGGTTATCCTCACTTCATGCTTAAGGAGATTTACGAGCAGCCCCAAACGCTTCGGAATGCTTTCAGGGGAAGACTCAACATTGAGGACGGCACCGCAAGACTTAATGGTCTTAAACCTTATCATGACAGGCTTGCCAGTGCGGAGCGCATAATACTAACCGCCTGCGGAACGAGCTGGCATGCTGCTCTAATAGGTGAGTATCTTATTGAGGAACTCGCCCGCATCCCTGTGGAAACGGAATACGCGAGTGAGTTCCGCTACAGAAGCCCGATACTTTCTGCTGATACACCCGTTATAGTAATAAGCCAGTCCGGCGAGACTGCTGATACATTAGCTGCACTTCGGGAAGCCAAGCGTCAGGGTGCGCCAGTGTTCGGAATAGTTAACGTAGTCGGTTCTACCATAGCTCGCGAAACGGATGCCGGAGTATACATCCATGCTGGGCCGGAGATAGGCGTCGCATCAACGAAAGCTTTCACATCGCAGGTAATGGTTCTGTCTCTTATCGCGATAATGCTTGGCAGGATGAGAGGGCTATCGCTCGAGACAGGGAAAAAACTCACATCTGAGCTCGAAAAAATTCCGGACAAGGTTCAATATATTCTTGATAAAGAGCGTAAAAATCAGCAGATAAAGAAAATAGCGGAAAAATTCAAGGACCACTCCAATTTCCTTTATTTGGGAAGGAGTTACAACTTTCCAGTAGCGCTTGAGGGTGCGTTGAAACTTAAAGAAATATCATACATTCATGCCGAGGGCTATCCGTCTGCGGAAATGAAACACGGACCAATAGCGCTTATAGATGAAAACATGCCGGTAGTGTTTATTGCCACTGAGGACCCACTTTATCAGAAAGTAATAAGCAATATAGAGGAAGTCCGCTCACGGGGTGGACGGGTTATAGTGGTTGCTACTGAGGGCGACGAGAAAATAAAAAAGCTCGCGGAACATGTTATTTATGTTCCGAAAACTGAATACATGTTCACACCCATGCTCACGGTTATACCGCTTCAGCTACTGGCCTATTACATAGCGGTAATGCGCGGCTGCGATGTCGACCAGCCCAGAAACCTTGCGAAAAGCGTTACGGTAGAATAA
- a CDS encoding FG-GAP repeat protein yields MIRQAITITIAFISILFAQELKFVGSISSPGGPHKGDRFGTYVAYAGDINGDGYGDMLICADGKFSQDPNYPGKVYVYLGGKKLNDKPYMILRGQAPGDRFGASAAWVGDINGDGIDDFAVGAPNCDSGGTDAGRVYIFYGGKKLDSIPDIVIDGKKVNGWFGSSIAGGLDINGDNKPDLLIGAQYGGPGVTGEVYVYLGGMGFDKAALTLRGENTVDGFGARVAMLGDVTGDGIADFAVSAIYYDLETAKNVGKVYVYKGGSIISKEPAVTYIGKLRDENLGYVVCSPGDVNNDGYDDIMVGAPGGAIGSYGAVYIFPGGKTLKSEYIARYIGESVNSLFGYSASSCGDINGDKIPDFMVGSPYLDVEIYHTGRVSFFAGGKMKSTEPMFTVDGDSENAQCGYCVSVIKDFFGKGKDAFAICCAGPGSGLEGKGLVKIYKK; encoded by the coding sequence GTGATAAGACAAGCAATAACGATTACGATTGCTTTTATTTCTATTTTATTCGCTCAGGAACTTAAGTTTGTGGGGTCCATAAGTTCCCCGGGCGGACCACATAAAGGGGATAGGTTCGGAACATATGTTGCGTATGCTGGCGATATAAACGGTGACGGTTACGGCGACATGCTGATTTGTGCGGACGGCAAGTTTAGCCAAGACCCTAATTACCCTGGAAAGGTTTATGTTTACCTTGGCGGGAAAAAACTTAACGATAAACCATACATGATTCTTCGCGGACAAGCACCTGGAGATAGGTTTGGCGCGAGTGCAGCGTGGGTGGGTGACATTAACGGTGATGGTATAGATGATTTTGCTGTTGGTGCTCCCAATTGTGATTCTGGCGGCACTGATGCGGGAAGAGTTTACATATTTTACGGTGGCAAGAAACTTGATTCAATCCCGGACATTGTTATTGACGGGAAAAAAGTTAACGGTTGGTTTGGCTCGTCGATAGCCGGCGGCCTTGATATTAATGGTGATAACAAACCTGACCTGCTCATAGGAGCACAATATGGTGGTCCAGGGGTTACTGGTGAAGTTTATGTGTACCTTGGTGGAATGGGATTTGATAAAGCTGCCTTGACCCTTCGTGGCGAAAACACTGTCGATGGTTTTGGGGCAAGGGTCGCAATGCTTGGTGATGTTACCGGCGATGGCATTGCTGATTTTGCAGTTAGCGCTATTTATTATGATTTGGAAACGGCGAAAAATGTTGGTAAAGTTTATGTTTACAAGGGCGGAAGTATAATAAGCAAAGAGCCAGCTGTAACATACATCGGCAAGTTGAGGGATGAGAATCTTGGATATGTGGTTTGCTCTCCCGGCGATGTCAACAACGATGGTTACGATGATATAATGGTGGGCGCACCGGGTGGCGCTATCGGTTCCTATGGTGCCGTATATATTTTCCCGGGCGGTAAAACGCTAAAGTCGGAATATATAGCAAGATACATTGGTGAGTCAGTTAACAGCTTGTTCGGGTATTCCGCAAGTAGTTGTGGTGACATTAATGGTGATAAAATACCCGATTTTATGGTTGGTTCGCCATATCTTGATGTTGAAATTTATCACACGGGAAGGGTAAGCTTCTTTGCAGGTGGTAAAATGAAGTCCACCGAGCCGATGTTTACCGTTGATGGCGACAGTGAAAACGCCCAGTGCGGCTATTGTGTTTCAGTTATAAAGGACTTTTTTGGCAAAGGAAAGGACGCATTCGCCATATGTTGCGCTGGCCCCGGAAGTGGGCTGGAAGGTAAAGGATTGGTAAAAATATACAAAAAGTGA
- the gatB gene encoding Asp-tRNA(Asn)/Glu-tRNA(Gln) amidotransferase subunit GatB: MIYEAVIGLEIHIQLTTRTKMFCSCPVVGYDVPPNTAVCPVCLGMPGALPVPNKKAVHYALMLANALKCKINKRSIFARKNYFYPDLPKGYQITQDEIPIAEDGKLLLRLPDGTQKIVRIRRIHLEEDAAKSYHIGTGEITLVDFNRCGVPLIEIVSEPDMRTPLEAATYVMKLRQLVTYLGICAGDMEKGNLRVDANVSVRKIGQTELGTRTELKNLNSFRFLQKALQYEIERHIKLLESGEKVEKQTLLWDERQSKTVLMRTKEESSDYRYFPEPDILELVVTDDQISNAEKDVGELPDERIERFMRSYNLSRELAESLCATKSFSDYADRVLEAVKDKKAAANWLLVEVMRIVNEKNIGADELKVSPEELAKLLNMLSDGEITRPIAKEVFKRMAESGDRVEEIISSMQVKVINDDSQIERIVDEVLQENTDAVRKYRSGKKGVFGFFMGQIMKKTRGQVDPKVVNKILLEKLEG; the protein is encoded by the coding sequence ATGATATACGAAGCGGTAATAGGGCTCGAGATTCACATTCAGCTGACCACTCGCACCAAGATGTTCTGTTCTTGCCCGGTCGTGGGTTATGATGTGCCACCTAACACAGCTGTTTGCCCGGTTTGCCTTGGTATGCCTGGAGCACTGCCAGTTCCAAACAAAAAAGCTGTTCATTACGCTTTAATGCTTGCCAATGCGTTGAAGTGCAAGATTAACAAAAGGTCGATTTTCGCGAGAAAAAATTATTTTTACCCAGACCTTCCGAAGGGCTACCAAATAACACAGGATGAAATACCAATAGCGGAGGATGGCAAACTTTTATTAAGGCTTCCTGATGGTACCCAGAAAATCGTGCGAATAAGAAGGATTCACCTTGAGGAGGATGCAGCTAAATCTTACCACATCGGAACTGGAGAAATAACCCTTGTAGATTTTAACCGATGCGGAGTTCCTCTCATTGAGATAGTATCCGAGCCTGACATGAGAACACCTCTCGAGGCAGCGACATATGTAATGAAACTAAGGCAACTCGTGACATATCTTGGGATTTGCGCTGGTGACATGGAAAAAGGTAATCTTAGGGTTGATGCTAATGTGTCCGTAAGAAAAATTGGGCAGACTGAACTTGGGACCAGAACCGAGCTTAAAAATCTTAACTCATTCAGGTTCTTGCAGAAAGCTCTGCAATACGAGATAGAGCGCCACATAAAGCTTCTTGAGTCTGGTGAAAAAGTGGAGAAGCAAACTCTTCTTTGGGATGAGCGTCAATCAAAGACAGTGTTAATGCGCACAAAAGAGGAATCGTCTGATTATAGATATTTTCCTGAGCCCGATATTCTTGAGCTTGTGGTTACTGATGACCAGATTAGTAATGCGGAAAAAGATGTAGGTGAATTGCCGGATGAGAGAATAGAAAGATTCATGAGAAGTTATAATTTATCCCGTGAGCTTGCTGAAAGTCTTTGTGCAACAAAGTCATTTTCGGATTATGCTGATCGTGTTCTTGAAGCCGTTAAGGACAAGAAGGCCGCGGCTAACTGGCTTTTGGTAGAGGTTATGAGAATTGTTAACGAGAAAAACATCGGGGCGGATGAACTTAAAGTTAGCCCGGAGGAGCTGGCAAAACTTCTGAATATGTTATCTGACGGTGAAATAACGCGACCTATAGCTAAAGAGGTGTTCAAGAGGATGGCCGAAAGCGGCGATAGGGTCGAGGAGATAATAAGCTCAATGCAGGTTAAGGTTATTAATGATGATTCTCAAATAGAGAGAATAGTCGATGAAGTTCTTCAAGAGAATACCGATGCAGTAAGAAAGTATAGGTCTGGGAAGAAGGGCGTGTTTGGCTTTTTCATGGGGCAGATAATGAAAAAAACTCGTGGTCAAGTCGACCCTAAGGTAGTAAATAAAATTTTGCTTGAGAAGTTAGAAGGTTGA